Proteins from a genomic interval of Diaminobutyricimonas aerilata:
- a CDS encoding circularly permuted type 2 ATP-grasp protein: MGDLFEGYGASSTRATGAWDEMFAAPGRARSGYREIHAALARMTQDELRGRTDALASSYLAQGVTFDFAGEERPFPLDAVPRVIEQDEWRTVEAGVKQRVRALESFLSDIYSHQRAVRDGVIPARLISSSSHFHRAAAGIVSANGVRIQVSGIDLIRDEQGAWRVLEDNVRVPSGVSYVISNRRVMAQTLPELFVSMRVRPVGDYPHKLLQALRASAPEGVDEPTVVVLTPGVYNSAYFEHTLLARLMGVELVEGRDLFCSGGRVFMRTTSGPRRVDVIYRRVDDEFLDPLIFRADSMLGSPGLMLAARLGNVTIANAVGNGVADDKLVYTYLPDLIRYYLAEEPILPNVQTWRLEEPGALEEVLDRLDELVVKPVDGSGGKGLVVGPAASAAELDALRSRLQKDPRGWIAQPVVQLSTIPTLVDQGMRPRHADLRPFAVNDGNDVWVLPGGLTRVALPEGQLVVNSSQGGGSKDTWVVGRDPIVASGHDIQGLVAEQASVTQSIPIVPGEHRQDHNPQDAPQRDQQQQQQQGRDGNRRRGLPPEPGADRDIHASQGGASC, from the coding sequence ATGGGTGACCTGTTCGAGGGCTACGGGGCGAGTTCCACACGCGCAACCGGCGCGTGGGACGAGATGTTCGCCGCGCCCGGCCGGGCGCGCTCCGGCTATCGGGAGATCCACGCCGCACTCGCGCGGATGACACAAGACGAGCTCCGCGGACGCACCGATGCCCTCGCGAGCTCGTATCTCGCGCAAGGGGTGACGTTCGACTTCGCCGGCGAGGAACGCCCCTTCCCGCTCGATGCGGTGCCCCGGGTGATCGAGCAGGACGAGTGGCGCACCGTCGAAGCCGGCGTGAAACAGCGGGTGCGGGCGCTCGAGTCGTTCCTCTCCGACATCTACTCGCACCAGCGCGCGGTGCGCGACGGCGTCATCCCCGCCCGCCTGATCAGCTCCTCGAGTCACTTCCACCGCGCGGCGGCGGGCATCGTGAGCGCCAACGGCGTGCGCATCCAGGTCTCCGGCATCGACCTCATCCGCGACGAGCAGGGCGCGTGGCGCGTGCTCGAAGACAACGTGCGCGTGCCGAGCGGGGTGAGCTACGTCATCTCCAACCGGCGGGTGATGGCGCAGACGCTGCCCGAGCTCTTCGTGTCGATGCGCGTGCGGCCGGTCGGCGACTATCCGCACAAGCTCCTGCAGGCGCTGCGCGCCTCGGCGCCGGAAGGGGTCGACGAACCCACCGTCGTCGTGTTGACCCCCGGCGTGTACAACTCCGCCTACTTCGAGCACACGCTCCTCGCACGTCTGATGGGCGTCGAGCTCGTGGAGGGCCGCGACCTGTTCTGTTCCGGCGGTCGGGTGTTCATGCGCACGACCTCCGGCCCCCGCCGGGTCGACGTGATCTACCGCCGGGTCGACGACGAGTTCCTCGACCCGCTCATCTTCCGCGCCGACTCGATGCTGGGTTCTCCGGGACTCATGCTCGCGGCCCGTCTCGGCAACGTGACGATCGCGAACGCCGTCGGCAACGGCGTCGCCGACGACAAGCTCGTCTACACCTACCTGCCCGACCTCATCCGCTACTACCTCGCGGAGGAGCCCATCCTGCCCAACGTGCAGACCTGGCGCCTCGAGGAACCGGGCGCGCTCGAGGAGGTGCTCGACCGGCTCGACGAACTCGTCGTGAAGCCCGTCGACGGCTCCGGCGGCAAGGGGCTCGTCGTCGGACCCGCCGCGTCCGCCGCCGAACTGGATGCGCTGCGGTCGCGACTGCAGAAGGACCCGCGCGGGTGGATCGCCCAGCCGGTCGTGCAGCTCTCCACCATCCCGACCCTCGTCGACCAGGGGATGCGGCCGCGGCACGCCGACCTGCGACCGTTCGCCGTGAACGACGGCAACGACGTGTGGGTGCTGCCCGGCGGGCTCACGCGGGTGGCGCTGCCGGAGGGCCAGCTCGTCGTGAACAGCTCGCAGGGCGGCGGATCGAAGGACACCTGGGTCGTCGGTCGCGACCCGATCGTCGCGTCGGGTCACGACATCCAAGGTCTCGTCGCGGAGCAGGCGTCGGTCACCCAGAGCATCCCGATCGTCCCGGGCGAGCACCGGCAGGACCACAACCCGCAGGACGCGCCGCAGCGGGATCAGCAGCAACAACAGCAGCAAGGCCGCGACGGGAACCGCCGTCGGGGGTTACCGCCGGAACCGGGCGCTGACCGGGACATCCACGCATCGCAGGGGGGAGCCTCATGCTGA
- a CDS encoding alpha-E domain-containing protein: MLSRIAESLFWIGRYIERSDGTARILDVHLQLLLEDPWIEENLACRSLLSVMGSEVPDDAELTRADVLAILAVDRGNPASIAYSLGAARENARRAREIVSTELWEVLNTTRARMPRKVASDKVHEFFAWVRERAALAVGIIESSTSRDEAWSFFTLGRSLERADMTARLLATRALTEASGPSWTTILRSCGAYEAYLRTYRGVPSARNAAEFLLHDRLFPRSILFAVSRAEACLRELEPRADRIGVGDQAQRLLGQIRSELEYRPISDILEDLPRHMDDVQSATSAASEAIRRRYFPTNAAPSWVGEAS, from the coding sequence ATGCTGAGCCGCATCGCCGAGTCACTGTTCTGGATCGGGCGCTACATCGAGCGCAGCGACGGCACCGCGCGCATCCTCGACGTGCACCTGCAACTGCTGCTCGAAGACCCGTGGATCGAGGAGAACCTCGCCTGCCGGTCGCTGTTGAGCGTGATGGGCAGCGAGGTGCCCGACGACGCCGAACTCACCCGCGCCGACGTGCTCGCGATCCTCGCCGTCGACCGCGGCAACCCCGCGTCGATCGCCTACTCCCTCGGCGCAGCCCGCGAGAACGCCCGTCGCGCGCGCGAGATCGTGAGTACGGAGCTGTGGGAGGTGCTCAACACCACCCGGGCGCGGATGCCGCGCAAGGTCGCGAGCGACAAGGTGCACGAGTTCTTCGCCTGGGTGCGTGAGCGGGCGGCGCTCGCCGTGGGGATCATCGAGTCGTCGACGAGCCGCGACGAGGCGTGGAGCTTCTTCACCCTCGGACGCAGCCTCGAGCGGGCGGACATGACCGCCCGGCTGCTCGCCACCCGCGCCCTCACGGAGGCGTCCGGGCCCAGCTGGACCACGATCCTGCGCAGCTGCGGCGCCTACGAGGCGTACCTGCGCACCTACCGCGGGGTGCCGAGCGCCCGGAACGCGGCCGAGTTCCTGCTGCACGATCGGCTCTTCCCCCGCAGCATCCTCTTCGCGGTCTCCCGCGCCGAGGCGTGCCTGCGCGAGCTCGAGCCCCGGGCCGACCGCATCGGGGTGGGCGATCAGGCGCAGCGGCTGCTCGGCCAGATCCGCAGCGAGCTCGAGTACCGCCCGATCAGCGACATCCTCGAGGACCTGCCGCGGCACATGGACGACGTGCAGTCGGCCACGAGCGCCGCGAGCGAGGCCATCCGCCGGCGGTACTTCCCGACCAACGCCGCGCCGAGCTGGGTGGGGGAGGCCTCGTGA
- a CDS encoding transglutaminase family protein, translating into MKRLRIRHLTGYRYEGEATASYNEARMLPASSDGQLVLDARLEISPVTNTHSYTDYWGTRVRSFEILTPHRELSLTATSLIEVRQRTHPPHEADWDDLARTAELDLAYVEQLAQTRRTDPPAEVADLARDLAATAYGPCDAALRICTAIGEAVEYMPGVTGVHTTAAEAWEHRRGVCQDIAHLALGALRSVGIPARYVSGYLHPVPDAEVGRTVAGESHAWVEWFCGEWRGFDPTNLIDIGDRHVRVGHGRDYADVSPLRGVYAGPRSSQLFVTVEITRVS; encoded by the coding sequence GTGAAGCGGCTGCGCATCCGCCATCTCACCGGCTACCGGTACGAGGGCGAGGCGACCGCGTCGTACAACGAGGCGCGCATGCTGCCGGCCTCCTCGGACGGGCAGTTGGTGCTGGATGCCCGGCTCGAGATCTCCCCGGTGACGAACACGCACAGCTACACCGACTACTGGGGCACGCGCGTGCGGTCGTTCGAGATCCTCACCCCGCACCGCGAGCTCTCGCTCACCGCGACGAGTCTCATCGAGGTGCGCCAGCGCACCCACCCGCCGCACGAGGCGGATTGGGACGACCTCGCCCGCACGGCGGAACTCGACCTCGCCTATGTCGAGCAGCTCGCACAGACCCGCCGCACCGATCCGCCCGCCGAGGTCGCCGACCTCGCCCGCGACCTCGCGGCGACCGCGTACGGTCCGTGCGACGCCGCGTTGCGCATCTGCACCGCGATCGGCGAGGCGGTCGAGTACATGCCGGGCGTGACCGGGGTGCACACGACGGCGGCGGAGGCGTGGGAGCACCGTCGCGGCGTCTGCCAGGACATCGCGCACCTCGCCCTCGGCGCCCTGCGCTCGGTCGGCATCCCGGCGCGCTACGTGTCGGGTTACCTGCATCCGGTGCCGGATGCCGAGGTCGGGCGCACCGTCGCCGGAGAGTCGCACGCCTGGGTGGAGTGGTTCTGCGGCGAGTGGCGCGGCTTCGACCCGACGAACCTCATCGACATCGGCGACCGCCACGTGCGGGTGGGGCACGGCCGCGACTACGCGGACGTCTCCCCGCTGCGCGGCGTCTACGCCGGCCCGCGGTCGTCGCAGCTCTTCGTCACCGTGGAGATCACACGCGTCTCCTGA
- a CDS encoding ThuA domain-containing protein has protein sequence MARILVFTRTTGYRHESIEPGVEAVVELAADHGHDVEHTEDPSVFAGDLDRFAAVVWLSTDGDVLDDAQREAFAAWLRAGGGFAGVHGASASEKGWPEFEDIVGARFSGHPADQGMTATIRVEDATHPSTAHLPRGWSRAEEWYSFERSPRERVRVLLSVDESQYDVGEFAMGEDHPLAWAGTYGDGRTWYTALGHASETWGDPAFREHVWGGIASVLRV, from the coding sequence ATGGCGCGCATCCTCGTCTTCACCCGCACCACCGGATACCGACACGAGTCGATCGAGCCCGGCGTCGAAGCCGTTGTGGAGCTCGCCGCCGACCACGGACACGACGTCGAGCACACCGAAGACCCGAGCGTCTTCGCGGGCGACCTCGACCGGTTCGCCGCGGTCGTGTGGCTCAGCACCGACGGCGACGTGCTCGACGACGCCCAGCGGGAGGCGTTCGCGGCGTGGCTGCGCGCCGGCGGCGGCTTCGCCGGGGTGCACGGTGCCTCCGCGAGCGAGAAGGGGTGGCCCGAGTTCGAGGACATCGTCGGCGCGCGGTTCAGCGGCCACCCCGCCGACCAGGGCATGACCGCCACCATCCGGGTCGAGGATGCGACGCATCCGTCGACCGCGCACCTCCCGCGGGGGTGGAGCCGCGCGGAGGAGTGGTACTCGTTCGAGCGGTCGCCGCGCGAGCGCGTGCGGGTGCTGCTCTCCGTCGACGAGTCGCAGTACGACGTCGGCGAGTTCGCGATGGGCGAGGATCATCCGCTCGCCTGGGCGGGCACCTACGGCGACGGGCGCACCTGGTACACCGCCCTCGGGCACGCGTCCGAGACGTGGGGCGACCCCGCCTTCCGCGAGCACGTGTGGGGCGGCATCGCCTCGGTGCTGCGCGTCTGA
- a CDS encoding MFS transporter, translated as MFRSFSSVNYRFWFAGAIVSNVGTWMQRTAQDWIVLTELTDHDAIAVGITMALQFAPQLVLAPWTGLIADRVDRRKLLAGTQTASALLAALLGVLVLTGVAHLYHVYALALLLGVAAALDAPARQTFVAELVTDRDLPNAVALNSASFNGARLIGPAVAGVLIALVGSGWVFIINAVSYAAVLGSLAALRSDTMRPMPRAPREKGQIRAGFAYVRSRPDVVTILVMVFLVGTFGLNFAIFTSTMATVEFGRGATEFGLLSSIMAVGSVAGALLAARRDRPRMRMVMLAAAGFGATCTLSAFMPTYETFAASLALIGLCSLTMMTSANAYVQSTTSPALRGRVMALYMAIFMGGTPIGAPLVGAVANAFGPRWALGVAAASGFVAAAVCLGWLARHHEVHWREVGHPRRLVQRLRARGPLTGAIAVVEATGER; from the coding sequence ATGTTCCGCTCGTTCTCGAGCGTCAACTACCGCTTCTGGTTCGCGGGGGCGATCGTGTCGAACGTGGGCACGTGGATGCAGCGCACGGCGCAGGACTGGATCGTGCTCACCGAGCTCACCGACCACGACGCGATCGCGGTCGGGATCACGATGGCGCTGCAGTTCGCCCCGCAGCTCGTGCTCGCGCCCTGGACGGGTCTCATCGCCGACCGGGTGGACCGCCGCAAGCTGCTCGCCGGCACTCAGACCGCGTCCGCTCTGCTCGCCGCCCTGCTCGGCGTGCTCGTGCTCACCGGCGTCGCGCACCTGTACCACGTCTACGCCCTCGCCCTGCTTCTCGGGGTGGCCGCGGCGCTCGACGCTCCCGCGCGTCAGACGTTCGTGGCCGAGCTCGTGACCGACCGCGACCTGCCGAACGCCGTGGCGCTGAACTCCGCGTCGTTCAACGGCGCGCGCCTCATCGGGCCGGCCGTCGCGGGCGTGCTCATCGCGCTCGTCGGGTCCGGATGGGTGTTCATCATCAACGCGGTCAGCTACGCCGCGGTGCTCGGCTCCCTCGCGGCGCTGCGCTCCGACACGATGCGTCCGATGCCGCGCGCCCCGCGCGAGAAGGGGCAGATCCGGGCCGGTTTCGCGTACGTGCGATCGAGGCCCGACGTGGTCACGATCCTCGTGATGGTGTTCCTCGTGGGCACCTTCGGCCTCAACTTCGCGATCTTCACCTCGACGATGGCGACGGTCGAGTTCGGCCGCGGTGCGACCGAGTTCGGGCTGCTGTCGTCGATCATGGCGGTCGGCTCGGTCGCGGGCGCGCTGCTCGCCGCGCGACGTGATCGGCCCCGGATGCGCATGGTGATGCTCGCCGCAGCGGGCTTCGGGGCGACCTGCACGCTCTCGGCGTTCATGCCGACCTACGAGACGTTCGCCGCATCCCTCGCCCTCATCGGGCTGTGTTCGCTCACGATGATGACGAGCGCGAACGCCTACGTGCAGTCGACCACCTCACCCGCGCTGAGGGGTCGCGTCATGGCGCTGTACATGGCGATCTTCATGGGTGGCACGCCGATCGGGGCGCCGCTCGTCGGCGCGGTCGCGAACGCGTTCGGTCCGCGCTGGGCGCTCGGGGTCGCGGCGGCGTCGGGTTTCGTCGCGGCGGCGGTGTGCCTCGGCTGGCTCGCGCGGCATCACGAGGTGCACTGGCGCGAGGTCGGGCATCCGCGCCGTCTGGTTCAGCGGTTGCGGGCGCGCGGACCGCTCACCGGCGCGATCGCGGTGGTCGAGGCGACCGGCGAACGCTGA
- a CDS encoding alpha/beta fold hydrolase, with product MPRFTATRRDDVFTDAHGVDIHFYEWRVGKPRAIVQLSHGLGEHALRYAVLAQELVDAGYTVYANDQRGHGQTGLGQWGGDRTRLGKLGPGGTPAAAAVLTQFTALIRERNPDVPIVLVGHSWGSLLAQITLTRHAGDYAAAVLSGTAYRMPGYMRAGNLNKRHAHLGTTGAEWLSRDAEVAKAFLDDPLTFEADALRLFGIIDGLRVYGRPGRMDADIPLLIMVGDDDYFGGVASSRRLAADYLRRSALSDVQVLVYPEARHEVFNETNRDEVVADLVAWLDAHLPPRR from the coding sequence ATGCCCAGATTCACCGCGACCCGACGCGACGACGTCTTCACCGACGCGCACGGCGTCGACATCCACTTCTACGAGTGGCGCGTGGGCAAGCCGCGCGCGATCGTGCAGCTCTCGCACGGGCTCGGCGAGCACGCGCTGCGATACGCGGTGCTCGCTCAAGAGCTCGTCGATGCGGGCTACACCGTCTACGCGAACGATCAGCGCGGTCACGGGCAGACGGGACTCGGGCAGTGGGGCGGCGACCGCACCCGGCTGGGCAAGCTCGGTCCCGGCGGCACGCCCGCGGCGGCGGCCGTGCTCACCCAGTTCACCGCGCTCATCCGCGAGCGGAACCCCGATGTGCCCATCGTGCTCGTCGGGCATTCGTGGGGTTCGCTGCTCGCGCAGATCACCCTCACCCGGCACGCCGGCGACTACGCCGCGGCCGTGCTGAGCGGCACCGCATACCGGATGCCCGGATACATGCGCGCCGGCAACCTCAACAAGCGGCACGCCCACCTCGGCACCACGGGCGCGGAGTGGCTGAGCCGCGACGCCGAGGTCGCGAAGGCGTTCCTCGACGACCCGCTGACCTTCGAGGCGGATGCCCTGCGCCTGTTCGGCATCATCGACGGATTGCGGGTCTACGGTCGTCCCGGGCGCATGGACGCCGACATCCCGCTGCTCATCATGGTCGGCGACGACGACTACTTCGGCGGTGTCGCCAGCTCGCGTCGGCTCGCCGCGGACTACCTTCGGCGCAGCGCGTTGAGCGACGTGCAGGTGCTCGTCTATCCCGAGGCGCGGCACGAGGTCTTCAACGAGACCAACCGCGATGAGGTCGTCGCCGATCTCGTCGCCTGGCTCGACGCCCACCTGCCGCCCCGCCGCTGA
- a CDS encoding aldo/keto reductase: MIPSLTLNDGRSIPQLGLGTWPLDDQAVEVAVATALELGYRHIDTAVKYGNETGVGRGIRASGVPREEVFVTTKLDGEYQGDDRAVDGLRASLARLQLDYVDLLLIHWPLPRRGEFVSTWRTFERLQQDGLVRSIGVSNFKPAHLDVLVAETDVVPAVNQIQLSPAIQRTQQRAYDAEHGIVTESWSPLGGQSGDLLAAPVLADVGDKHGRTPAQVVLRWHVQNGLVVIPKSGDPERMKKNLAIFDFELDADDLAAIDSLDEGPDAGVDSDSTGH; the protein is encoded by the coding sequence ATGATCCCCTCGCTCACACTCAACGACGGCCGCTCCATCCCGCAGCTCGGACTCGGCACCTGGCCGCTCGACGACCAGGCGGTCGAGGTCGCGGTCGCGACCGCTCTCGAGCTCGGCTACCGCCACATCGACACGGCGGTGAAGTACGGCAACGAGACCGGCGTGGGTCGCGGCATCCGCGCCTCCGGCGTTCCGCGCGAAGAGGTGTTCGTCACGACGAAGCTCGACGGGGAGTATCAGGGCGACGACCGCGCGGTCGACGGTCTTCGCGCCTCTCTCGCGCGCCTCCAACTCGACTACGTCGACCTGCTGCTGATCCACTGGCCGCTGCCGCGGAGGGGCGAGTTCGTGAGCACCTGGCGCACGTTCGAGCGCCTGCAGCAGGACGGGCTCGTGCGATCGATCGGTGTCTCGAACTTCAAGCCCGCGCACCTCGACGTGCTCGTGGCCGAGACCGACGTGGTTCCCGCGGTCAATCAGATCCAGCTCTCCCCGGCCATCCAGCGCACGCAGCAGCGCGCCTACGACGCCGAGCACGGCATCGTGACCGAATCATGGAGCCCGCTCGGCGGCCAGTCGGGCGATCTGCTCGCCGCACCGGTGCTCGCCGACGTCGGCGACAAGCACGGACGCACGCCGGCGCAGGTCGTGTTGCGCTGGCACGTGCAGAACGGGCTCGTCGTCATCCCGAAGTCGGGCGACCCCGAGCGGATGAAGAAGAACCTCGCGATCTTCGACTTCGAACTCGACGCCGACGACCTCGCCGCGATCGACTCGCTCGACGAGGGCCCCGACGCGGGCGTCGACTCCGACTCCACCGGGCACTGA
- a CDS encoding ABC transporter substrate-binding protein: MSHVNPAPGRPALVSRRSFLAVSAAAAALGVSGCATSGSGGTTTLRFYEQKTEVIEYFGKLLRRFEKEQPGIRVVHDTTVAIAPQFVRGEPADVGCFNNNLELARYIKRGVLTDLSDLPSAARIRTDISDLTDQYATFPGRTSVLPYSLAAAGVIYNKRIFDELQLPVPETWSQFVDVCEELQRAGITPIYATDRDTWTLWQGLFDYSVGSLIDTGSFFRKMKELGTEVGPDAEVSFEKDFAVPMERAKTISTFFNPDHAVRSYADGNLAFGKGEAAMYFQGPWALSQIALVDPDLPIGTFALPVSEDPADRKARVNIDLGLWIPTQSRHQDEARELVEFLMRPDIIEAYNNDNLAYSTTEGAPPQQDERVAGLQPYIDDAAFYQGAGTFVPNSIPLGNYLQAAIRSGNFEAMLRKLDADWRRVAGRGATV; encoded by the coding sequence ATGTCGCACGTGAATCCTGCTCCCGGTCGTCCCGCCCTGGTGAGTCGTCGCTCGTTCCTCGCGGTGTCTGCGGCGGCCGCCGCGCTCGGCGTGAGCGGGTGCGCCACGTCAGGTTCCGGAGGCACGACGACGCTCCGCTTCTACGAGCAGAAGACGGAGGTCATCGAGTACTTCGGAAAACTGCTGCGCCGGTTCGAGAAGGAGCAGCCCGGCATCCGCGTCGTCCATGACACCACCGTGGCGATCGCACCGCAGTTCGTGCGCGGCGAGCCCGCCGACGTCGGGTGCTTCAACAACAACCTGGAACTCGCCCGCTACATCAAGCGCGGCGTGCTGACCGACCTCTCCGACCTGCCTTCAGCGGCGCGGATCCGCACCGACATCTCCGACCTCACCGACCAGTACGCCACCTTCCCCGGCCGCACGAGCGTGCTGCCGTACTCGCTCGCCGCGGCCGGCGTCATCTACAACAAGCGCATCTTCGACGAGCTGCAGCTGCCGGTGCCCGAGACGTGGTCGCAGTTCGTCGACGTGTGCGAAGAGCTGCAGCGCGCCGGCATCACGCCCATCTACGCGACCGATCGCGACACCTGGACGCTGTGGCAGGGGCTGTTCGACTACTCCGTCGGCAGCCTCATCGACACCGGCAGCTTCTTCCGCAAGATGAAGGAGCTCGGCACCGAGGTCGGTCCGGATGCGGAGGTCTCGTTCGAGAAGGACTTCGCGGTGCCGATGGAGCGGGCGAAGACGATCTCGACGTTCTTCAACCCCGACCACGCGGTGCGCTCCTACGCCGACGGCAACCTCGCGTTCGGCAAGGGCGAGGCGGCGATGTACTTCCAGGGACCCTGGGCACTCAGCCAGATCGCCCTCGTCGATCCCGACCTGCCGATCGGCACGTTCGCCCTGCCGGTGTCGGAGGATCCGGCCGACCGCAAGGCGCGCGTCAACATCGACCTCGGTCTGTGGATCCCGACGCAGTCGCGCCACCAGGACGAGGCGCGCGAGCTCGTCGAGTTCCTGATGCGCCCCGACATCATCGAGGCGTACAACAACGACAATCTCGCCTACTCCACCACCGAAGGCGCGCCGCCGCAGCAGGACGAGCGCGTCGCAGGCCTCCAGCCGTACATCGACGACGCCGCGTTCTACCAGGGGGCCGGCACGTTCGTGCCGAACTCCATCCCGCTCGGCAACTACCTGCAGGCGGCCATCCGCAGCGGGAACTTCGAGGCGATGCTCCGCAAGCTCGACGCCGACTGGCGGCGCGTCGCCGGACGGGGGGCCACGGTATGA
- a CDS encoding carbohydrate ABC transporter permease, producing the protein MTLQTPLAEVAVQQEGPPVRTRSRSRRRIEPIYYLFLVPALLLFTGFVVVPAVIGIFYSFTDYVGYGSWSLLGLRNYTALFSDPDILGSYGFTLGFAVVTVVIAQVIALALAVALTKRIRFAAPLRTIFVIPMVLSGIVVAYVFNFLFSNSLPAFASAVGFAPLEQSILGNPDLAWLSIVTVSAWQTIPGALLVYTAGLTSIPGDLYEASSLDGASAWTQFRSITLPLIAGFVLINTVLGVKGYLGVYDVIVGLTGGGPGTSTRSVAMAIFGGFTGGDYAYQMANATIFFIVTVIISVAQLLVTRGRTIRL; encoded by the coding sequence ATGACCCTGCAGACCCCGCTCGCCGAGGTCGCCGTGCAGCAGGAGGGGCCGCCCGTGCGCACCCGTTCCCGCTCGCGCCGGCGGATCGAGCCGATCTACTACCTGTTCCTCGTGCCGGCCCTCCTGCTGTTCACCGGATTCGTCGTCGTGCCCGCCGTGATCGGCATCTTCTACAGCTTCACCGACTACGTCGGGTACGGCTCGTGGTCGCTGCTCGGGCTGCGCAACTACACGGCGCTCTTCTCGGACCCCGACATCCTGGGGTCGTACGGGTTCACGCTCGGCTTCGCGGTCGTGACCGTCGTGATCGCCCAGGTGATCGCCCTCGCCCTCGCGGTCGCGCTCACCAAGCGCATCCGCTTCGCCGCACCGTTGCGCACGATCTTCGTCATCCCGATGGTGCTGTCGGGCATCGTCGTCGCGTACGTCTTCAACTTCCTGTTCTCGAACTCGCTGCCCGCCTTCGCGAGCGCCGTCGGCTTCGCGCCGCTCGAGCAGAGCATCCTGGGCAACCCGGATCTCGCGTGGTTGTCGATCGTGACCGTCTCGGCCTGGCAGACCATCCCGGGCGCTTTGCTCGTGTACACGGCCGGGCTCACCTCCATCCCGGGCGACCTGTACGAGGCGAGCTCCCTCGACGGTGCTTCGGCGTGGACGCAGTTCCGTTCCATCACCCTCCCGCTCATCGCGGGCTTCGTGCTCATCAACACCGTGCTGGGGGTGAAGGGATACCTCGGCGTCTACGACGTGATCGTCGGCCTCACCGGCGGTGGGCCCGGCACCTCCACCCGCAGCGTCGCGATGGCCATCTTCGGCGGGTTCACCGGCGGCGACTACGCGTACCAGATGGCGAACGCGACCATCTTCTTCATCGTGACCGTGATCATCTCGGTCGCCCAGCTGCTCGTCACCCGCGGAAGGACCATCCGACTGTGA